The following DNA comes from Nitrospira sp..
CGCCGAGGGCGAGCGGGTAGAGAATCGGCGCGCTGTTCCCATTGAATAAGGTGAAGGCCAAGACCATCGCCGCCACCGTCGTCACCGCGTAGGTTTCGAAGAGGTCCGCGGCCATACCCGCGCAATCACCGACATTGTCACCCACGTTATCCGCAATGACCGCCGGATTACGGGGATCGTCTTCCGGAATGCCCGCTTCGACTTTTCCGACGAGATCCGCGCCCACGTCCGCCGCTTTGGTATAGATACCGCCGCCGACACGGGCAAAGACCGAAATCAGGCTGCCGCCGAATCCAAGACTTAGCAACGCATGAATCGCCTTCTCCTGTCCTGCAATCTGCGTGGCCACTGTGTAGAAAAGAGTAATGGCCAGCAGGCCTAAACCGATCAGCAACAGCCCGGTCACGGCGCCACCGCGAAATGCGACCGTCAGCGCCGCATTCATTCCTTTATGGGCCGCCTGAGCCGTCCGCACGTTCGCCCGCACCGCGATCACCATGCCCACATAGCCGGCCAGCGATGACGCGCCGGCGCCGATTAAAAATCCGATCGCGGTCAGTAGTCCGAATTTATCCGAGAACGCCCCTGCTCCCCACAGCATGACGAACAGCACCGCGGCAACGACGCCGACGGTTCGATACTGGCGGTTCAGATAGGCGCTCGCGCCCTCCTGAATTGCCTTCGCGATTTCCTGCATTTTGGGATTACCGGCGTCGAGCTTGAACACCCACATCGCCAGATAGAGACCGTAGGCAATACCGGTGACTGCTGCGATCAATGCAAAAGTAACGATGGCTGAGTCGCTCACGGGATACCCTCCTAGTGGTTAAACGACCATTGAATGTCGCTCAATTCCCCGTGGCTTCAACCCATCCGAAGGACACTTCGAGAAGAAGTCCGCAGGGTGGTGCAGGTGCCGCTATGGTGCTAACTAGCCGAAAAACTTGGTTAGTCTATACAGATGGTTGAAAGGGATCAAGGTGAAAGATGGGGACAATGGAGAGGCGAAAATCTTCCTGAGGGATTACACTGTTGTTTGCGGGGAAGAATCAGACTTGCTATAGTCCGCGCAAGTGGAGGGCTGTATGGGATTTGAGCCGAACTATATCGTGATCGATGGACAGACGTTCAGCAAGGTCAAGCTGGCGTTGGACAACCATGTCTACAAGAACTGCCAGATCGACGATTGCGATCTGTACTACAGCGGCGGGCAATACGAACTGCTCGATACCCACGTGACGAATTCACGCCTGGTCCTCAACCACCCCGCCAAGGGCATCTACAACTCCCTGCAAATTTTTAAGATGAAGTCGCCGAGTTCCAAGGTCATCTTCGAGTAGCATCCTTCGTATCTCGGAAACGTCATTCGCCTCTCGCACGTGCGGAGACCGTTCGGCCTCCGCCACGAGATGGGCTTCACGAGCGACGAGATACGGCTACTTATTGACGGGAATGTTCTCGGTGCGTTTCACGATGTCGATCGCCTGAAAGACCGGATCTTGCGATCCCTTGGAGGCTTCGGCTTCGACACGCTGGAGGAACGGCGCAGGGCCACTGATCGGCGCATAGTTCAAGGTCACGTCAACGTCGAACGTCTTCGTATCTTTCGGCGTGGGGAAGGTAAAGGTTTCGACCCGCGTTTCGTCGGGCTTTAACACCGTGTCTTCGAGCACTTTCACCGCCTCAAAATCAAAGACGGTCTTTTGGCCCTTGGCATCGGCATAGGTCCGGCCATAGACCCGCCTATCGGCAAAGACCGTTTTCAGATTCTTGCCTTTGATATCGAGATCCAACACCACCGACGCCCAGGCCGGATGGGTTGTGGGCAGGTTATGCGGTACGAGGCTTTGCACTTTCACAATGACGGTGGTCTTATCCCCGTCGATCTTGGTCTGCACATCCAGCTTCGCCGCTTCCTGCCGCAGCTTGCCGATGCGCCCGGGGAACGTATGGTTGGCGACTTTGCGTTTCTTCTCTCCGTTGGCCGATTCTCCGACCTGCTCCGGCATATGGCAGCTCTGACACTCTTTGCCGGACTTCACGGCCTGACTCTGCTCATAGCTCCCCAGCAAATCATTGGCCTTGCCCAGATTCGCCGCCGAGGGGACGGACTGGTGGCAGTTCAGGCAGAGATCGGACTTTTGAAACAGACCCAGTTCCATCGATTGATGCGCGAGATTCTGGACAAAATCTTTGTAGGGGCCATAGAGCGTCTTGCTGCCCAGTTCGTATTTCGGTTCCGGCGGTTGCTTGGCCCGATCGACCTGCTTAATCAAATGGCATTGTGCGCAGGCCACGCCATCCAATGAAGGATCTCCCGCCTTGGCCTGATCCACGAAGAGCTGAGCTTGATCAGGAAACTCACGCACATGGGGCGCATGACAGCGGAAGCACATCGCCTTATCTTTACCTGCGGAGGAATTCAGATACGCATCCAGCGAAGCACGGAAGGCCGGCGAATGGATCGACTTGGAGAGCGGAGAGGTTTCCCACTCTTCGAACACACGCTCATGACATCGCTTGCACTTACTGGAGTTGGGAAAGGCCTTTTCGATTACCGCCTGTGACTTGGCATCCTGCGCATATAAGCCGGGCTCCCCGCCGCTCCAGATAACCAACGCGCCGATAAGCACCGCGAGACCCACGACTCCCTGCTTGATGCGCTTGTATAAACCCACGCCACAATCCTTCTTCAATGGCTACCCTACAATGTTTTCACGCGATAGGTGAGGAGACGCGGCTGCTGGTACTCATCGAGCACATGCTTCGCCTCGTCCCGTTCCTTATCGGTTTTTAACGTCGCGAGATACTTTTCCCGCAACGCCGGTTCCGGCGTCGGAATCAATGCATAGCTCAATACGGCTTCAACCGAGGCCGGGAGCGAACCTGCAGGTATCGAATAGGCAAACGGTACTTTTCTCGTATTGCCGCCTTTAATAAAGGGATCGGGAATCGGGCCGCGCAGGATCTTGTCGTAGGGCAAGCCGAACCGCTTCGTCTCTTCCGCTAAGACCTTGCCCGCCGCGTCCTTGACGGTCATCGTGAGGATCACCTGCTTGAGCACCGGATCCCCGTCGGGGAAGCTGTGGGGGAGACTCCCCACCTTAACCAGCGTCGTCCCCTCCACCGTGCCGCTCGACTTCGCCATCTCGATATCAACACGCGGCATCCACTCGGCCTGGAGATTCCGGTTCTTTAACAACGTGCCGGGAATGACGACGCCCCGAAACCAGTGCCGGCCGATGGCCCGCGTCATCGATCCGCGCTTGGATGTCGAACTGCCGGTCGAAGGCTCCATGTGGCAGTCCTGGCAGATCGTTCCCTGGAGAATTTCACCGGGCAGCTCCCGCTTCGTGACATCTTTCACTTTATCGAAATGGCAGGAGGTACAGTAATTGGCCCCTCGGAACAGATCCGACTGCGCCCCGATGTGTACGAGGTTTTCTTCAGGATTCGCGAAGGGGCCATAGAGGGTTTTGCCCGGTGTCAGCTTGAAGGTCGGCGGCGGACCGGGCGTCGTGTCGACGGAACCGATCATATGGCAGGTCGCACAGCCGATCCCCTCGACCTGCGGCTTTCCGGCTAAGACCTGCGCGACAATCTTTTCTGCATGCTGGGGGAACACTGTCGTGGATGGCACGTGACAGGAGAGACAGCGCTGCCGTTCATCGGAAGTCGGATTCGTCTGCATCCACACGCCCAACACCGTTCGAAAAACCGGCGACTCCAGCGACGTCCCATGCAAGAGCGCGGCATCGACGCGTCCGAAGGTTTTTAGATCCGGGGTTTGCTCCCGCATGCCTTTCCACTCTTCATAGTGGCGGTCATGACATTGCTTACAATCTTCAGAGCGGATAAACACATTCTCGATCTCGGCCACCCAGTCGGGCGGCGCCGCTCCATCCGATTTTTGCGCGATAGCCCGCTCGTGCGAGAGCGCATTCAGCCCGATAGCGAGCAGAAGGAAACATCCAATAGCCAGGCGTCGTGTCAACGGCATCTGTGACCTTTAATCCCGTTTGCAGCCGACAAAATGAAAATTCACACCCCATCCGACCGGATCGCCGGGATCGGCTGGTTCATAGGTCCCGAGGGTAAAATTGCATTCCTTCATCGCTTTTTTGATCGCGATCCCGAAATCCGTCATGTTGCGAATTTCCGTCTTGTCGATTTCCTTGATGACCGATCGCACTTTGATACCGGCATAGTCTGCGCGGGAGTTTCCGATCACCTCGAATACGGCGACGCCCTTCGCCTCCTGCAGCTTCAGCTCTTTCCGGATATCCTCGTCCACGGATCCGACCATCACACCGAATTCCTCACCCAACCTGACCGCCTCGTCCTCGGTCATAGCCACGGCGTCAGCCGCTACCGCTATCGGGAGAGAGCCGCTCGCTCCCGTGAAGCCGACGAGACTGAGGGCCAGGGTGCAACTTCGACCGCACCGGAGCGCGATGTTCACGAATCGATGGCTTCGAATAGCGATCCTTTCACGGGTCATCGGCACAGGCGATCGACGATTCATTACACCAGGAAATTTAGAGCTTGGCAATCGGATCAATGGCCAGCTGGAACCAGGGGGCGACGGACTTCTGTCCGTTGCGCTCTTTATTCTCCCCGTTCCACACGGCGAAAGAGACGGTCTGGACGCGGCCAGGAATGAGCTTCGCCTCATTCTCCGGCTCTTCGCTCACCAGCGGGCGGCGCATCACCACACGCCACACCCCGTCTTTCCATTGCGCCTTCCCTTGAATCCGTCCCTGCTTTTCCTTCGTGGTCAGCGTGCTGAATCCTCCGCCGATCAAGTCTTCCACAGACGAGACTCGCCGGGGAATGACTTCGAACGTGCGCACGCCGCCTTCCTTCTTTTCAGTTTGGCGAGAGGCGCGACGGTCGATATCACTCTGCCAGTCCGCTTTCCAATGCCAGATATTGATGTAGTGATCAAGCTGGCCCATGCAGAAGAATGCCGGCGCGTCGCCGAGCGGCAACCCGATGGCGACGCCGTCTCGAAAGGTGCCAGGGGTCAGGCGATCATTCTTGGTGTTATCCTGCCACTCCAGAAGGAAGGCGATCTCGGTGCCGTTATGGAGAGAGCGTACGACGAGTGCCCGCGCTGTCGGCTCAGGCCAGACCGGGCGCGTAATGACCTGTCCGCTGAGCGGCACCGTTAAGGAAGAGACTGTGGCCCATGCCGCATCGTCCGGAGCCGACGGCAGTTCACCCTCGGCGAAATGGGACCGGATAGTCATGCCCGCTGAGCTGACCAGCGGAATTCCCCATCCGGCTAGAACACTAGCGATAACAAGAAGGCCGGCAAAAAACACCAGCAGAAAAGGACGGGACTGGCTGAGATTCGTCATTCGCACCATGCAGATGATTCGAAATTCGACGGTCGCCGTCTGGATCACTGCAGAATACCATAGCGCCAGCCAAGAGACCTGGCTCACGCTCAGAAACGGGGCCCTAGGACAGTTTCACCCGGCGAATTTTGTTCTCGCCGCGCTCGCAAATATAGAGATGCCCCTGTGAGTCGAGCGTCAACCCGACCGGTGAGTTCACCACGGCTTCGATGCCCAACAGTCCATCGCCGTGCTTGACCGTGCCGGCCGATTCTTTGGCGACAAACCGCGCGGCGCCGCACCCGCCCATGTTCTTGTCTTCATACCCGCTGTCGCCGTTGCCCGCCACGGTGGTGATCATGCCGGTCACCGCATCGATCCTCCGCACGCGATGATTCATGGTATCGGCAACATAGAGATTGTCTTCGGCATCGAACACAACGCCCTCGGGCGCATGCAACATCGACTTCACGGCCGGCTTGTCGTCGCCATCGTAGCCGTAGCGACAGATCCCCGCCACCGTCGAAATAATACCGGTCTGCATGTCGATCTTCCTGACACGATTGCTGCCCTTATCCACGACGACGATGTTGCCCTTGCTATCGATGGCCATTCCCACGAGATCGTAGAGGCGGGCTTCCATTGCAGGCTTCCCGTCATCCAGATACATCGACAAATCCAGACCGTCCGAGCAGACCGGCATCAACCAACCCTGGTCATCGCTGAAGTCGATGCCGATGGCATCCCCGGAAAGCACCACAAGACTGCGCGCCACCAACGGCTGCTCCCGCGATTCGTCTTCCGCCGTCCAGGCACCGGCAACCGTGGTCACCATCCCGGTACGGGGGTCATACCGCCGCACCTTGTGCGCCTGCGTATCGGCAATGTACATGACATCGTCCCGATCGAACGCAATCGCGGCAGGCCAGGTCAGATTCACTTCGAGCGCCGGGCCATCGCCATTGAACCCATGCTGGCCGGTCCCGACAACCGTCGTGATGATACCGGTTTCCCGATCGACCCGGCGAATGCGGTTGCTGCCGGAATCGCAGATGAAGAGGTTGTTCTGTGAGTCGAATGCGACATCCAGCGGCAGATACAGACCGGCTTCTCCGCAAAGCCCCTCATCGCCGCTATAGCAGGTTTCCCCGATCCCGGCAAAATTGTGGAGCGTGCCTTCGAGGATGTTGACCCGCCGGATACGGTCCGAACCGGACTCGGCAAAGTAGAGCCACTTCTCTTCCTTGTCGAGCGCGACATGGTGAGGGAGCGGAATCCCCGCCTTCACCGCCCGCTTCCCGTCACCGGTACTCCGGGCTTTCCCGTTTCCCGCAAAGGTCTCGATGTAGCCGCCGGCTAACTGCAGTTCTGTATCCATAGACGTCTGTGCGTCTCCACTTCACATCGGAAAGAAAACTTACGCGCGCGAGGCCGGTTGCGCGACAGCAGCCGGTTGATCGACGGTCATCGATTGAACCGGAGCGGCGGTAATGGCCGGAGCCGCGGCCGCGGCTTGCTGCTGCGCGGCGAGCGCCTGGGCCTCGGCCTCGATGGCGTCGGCCTCATGCACGGACTTCTTGAAGCCCTTGATGGCTTTGCCCAATCCTTCGCCCAGCTGCGGCAGTTTACCGGCGCCGAAAATGATCAACACGATCACGAGGATCAGAATCAGCTCTGTGAATCCAAGACTCCCAAACATGATGGACTCCTTCCTAAGGGGTAAATCAGGATGCGGAACTCTCTTTGGCTTTCTTGGCAAACCGTTCTTTTAATCGCTTCCGAGCTTCTTCAGCCTGCTCGAACATTTTGCACTTGTCGTACACACTGATGAGATTGTAGTACGCCAGGGGCTCGTCGGGATTGTTCTCGACGGCGCTCTCCATCACCTTGATCGCCAGATCGGACTTCTTGTGATTCAGTGCGATCTCCATCAATTTGAAGCTGGCTTCCAGATGCGTGGGCTCAAGTTCGAGCGTGCGCATATAGCACTGAATGCCCATATCGATCGTGTTGTAGTCGGACACCAGCGGGTTATCCAGCTCCACATACACGCTGGCGAGATTGTACCAGGCGATGGGATCTTCCGGCGTCATCTCGACAAGGCGCTCGTAGTAATCCTTGGCTTCCATGAATTTCTTCTTGTCCGCATAGACCCGGCCCAGATTAAACAGCGCCAGGATGTCATGCGGGAACACATCGAGCGCATGCTTGAATTCGGCCTCGGCTTCGTCGGCCATGTTCTTCGTGGCGTAGATGGTCCCGAGGTTCGAATAATACATGGCCAGCGACCGATTCATCTCGGCGCGCAAGCCCTCCGCCATCTCAATCGATTTCTTGACCTCGATCAAGGCGTCGTCCATCCGGCCTTTACTGAAGTACAATTCGCCCAACCGGCAGCGGGCCTGAAAATCGTCTGGCTCCTCCGCCAGCAGCTTCTCGATCGCCAGGATTTCCTCGTCGGGCGAGAGCGGCTGATCTCCGGGATC
Coding sequences within:
- a CDS encoding multiheme c-type cytochrome; its protein translation is MGLYKRIKQGVVGLAVLIGALVIWSGGEPGLYAQDAKSQAVIEKAFPNSSKCKRCHERVFEEWETSPLSKSIHSPAFRASLDAYLNSSAGKDKAMCFRCHAPHVREFPDQAQLFVDQAKAGDPSLDGVACAQCHLIKQVDRAKQPPEPKYELGSKTLYGPYKDFVQNLAHQSMELGLFQKSDLCLNCHQSVPSAANLGKANDLLGSYEQSQAVKSGKECQSCHMPEQVGESANGEKKRKVANHTFPGRIGKLRQEAAKLDVQTKIDGDKTTVIVKVQSLVPHNLPTTHPAWASVVLDLDIKGKNLKTVFADRRVYGRTYADAKGQKTVFDFEAVKVLEDTVLKPDETRVETFTFPTPKDTKTFDVDVTLNYAPISGPAPFLQRVEAEASKGSQDPVFQAIDIVKRTENIPVNK
- a CDS encoding multiheme c-type cytochrome — translated: MPLTRRLAIGCFLLLAIGLNALSHERAIAQKSDGAAPPDWVAEIENVFIRSEDCKQCHDRHYEEWKGMREQTPDLKTFGRVDAALLHGTSLESPVFRTVLGVWMQTNPTSDERQRCLSCHVPSTTVFPQHAEKIVAQVLAGKPQVEGIGCATCHMIGSVDTTPGPPPTFKLTPGKTLYGPFANPEENLVHIGAQSDLFRGANYCTSCHFDKVKDVTKRELPGEILQGTICQDCHMEPSTGSSTSKRGSMTRAIGRHWFRGVVIPGTLLKNRNLQAEWMPRVDIEMAKSSGTVEGTTLVKVGSLPHSFPDGDPVLKQVILTMTVKDAAGKVLAEETKRFGLPYDKILRGPIPDPFIKGGNTRKVPFAYSIPAGSLPASVEAVLSYALIPTPEPALREKYLATLKTDKERDEAKHVLDEYQQPRLLTYRVKTL
- a CDS encoding PDZ domain-containing protein, which encodes MPMTRERIAIRSHRFVNIALRCGRSCTLALSLVGFTGASGSLPIAVAADAVAMTEDEAVRLGEEFGVMVGSVDEDIRKELKLQEAKGVAVFEVIGNSRADYAGIKVRSVIKEIDKTEIRNMTDFGIAIKKAMKECNFTLGTYEPADPGDPVGWGVNFHFVGCKRD
- a CDS encoding ethylbenzene dehydrogenase-related protein: MSQVSWLALWYSAVIQTATVEFRIICMVRMTNLSQSRPFLLVFFAGLLVIASVLAGWGIPLVSSAGMTIRSHFAEGELPSAPDDAAWATVSSLTVPLSGQVITRPVWPEPTARALVVRSLHNGTEIAFLLEWQDNTKNDRLTPGTFRDGVAIGLPLGDAPAFFCMGQLDHYINIWHWKADWQSDIDRRASRQTEKKEGGVRTFEVIPRRVSSVEDLIGGGFSTLTTKEKQGRIQGKAQWKDGVWRVVMRRPLVSEEPENEAKLIPGRVQTVSFAVWNGENKERNGQKSVAPWFQLAIDPIAKL
- the tatA gene encoding twin-arginine translocase TatA/TatE family subunit, yielding MFGSLGFTELILILVIVLIIFGAGKLPQLGEGLGKAIKGFKKSVHEADAIEAEAQALAAQQQAAAAAPAITAAPVQSMTVDQPAAVAQPASRA
- a CDS encoding tetratricopeptide repeat protein, with the protein product MDTTNPSNEPTQTATALDPGDQPLSPDEEILAIEKLLAEEPDDFQARCRLGELYFSKGRMDDALIEVKKSIEMAEGLRAEMNRSLAMYYSNLGTIYATKNMADEAEAEFKHALDVFPHDILALFNLGRVYADKKKFMEAKDYYERLVEMTPEDPIAWYNLASVYVELDNPLVSDYNTIDMGIQCYMRTLELEPTHLEASFKLMEIALNHKKSDLAIKVMESAVENNPDEPLAYYNLISVYDKCKMFEQAEEARKRLKERFAKKAKESSAS